GTATCAACACATGGAAAAACCTTTTACGCCGGATCAAAGCATGAACATTTTTGGCGTAGGGTGGCCAGTGGCTTATGGGAACCTCATACTTACCGAGTATTTGAAAGATTTTTATCTGCGGAGCATTCATACATTGATATCGGAGCCTGGATAGGCCCAACAATCTTGTACGGTGCACAGATAGCCAAGCATACCTATGCTGTTGAGCCGGATCCTGTAGCTCTACAGTTCCTTAAGACCAATCTGATGTTCAATCAGGGTTTGATTGATAAAATAACGCTGTTTGAAGGGTGCATAGGTGAATCAGACGGGCAAGTACAAATAGGCACAAATTCCCATTTTGGCGATAGTATGTCGAGCCTTTTATTCGCCGGAACAAAAAGTTCTGTCACAGTACCGTCATTAACGTTCGATTCTTTTATCAAAATTAGTGGTGCCCAAAACTTTAATTTCATTAAGATGGATATTGAGGGTGCGGAAAGTTTTGTGCTTCCTTCTATGAAAAAAGCACTTCACGAGACAAAACCGACCTTGCACTTGTCATTGCATTCCGGATGGTTCAATAATCTAAGAGAAGACTCAAACAAAATAGTTGAAGTACTATCAATTTATAAATATTTATACAATCATCATGGTTGTCTTCTAACTCACGATAGCCTTATAAAGAATATTTTGTATAAAGGTAAAATTTACGATATTATTGCAACTGATACTAAATGGTGATCTTTGATGGAATCTTGTATATAATATTTACTTTAAAATAATAAAGGAGCTTTTAATGAAGAAAACTGGCTTTTTTTAGGTATTGGGATATCTCTCTTCGCTCTCGCAGGCTGCGGCCAGCTTAACAAACTTGACCCCAATCCAGGTGATACTGACCTCTCTCCCCTCAACTCAGCCAAGCATATAACCATTATCGCCACTTCAAAAATCAAGATCACCCTCGGGGATAAAAAGTCCGGAGTCTCTGCCCAGTCTATTGCTCGCTGGACGAGCAACTTCACACCTCCGACAGCACCTTATTAATATAAACTGAAATTAAAATATAAAAAGGACTGTTCCTTTATTGGGGCAGTCTTTTTTGTTCCTGTTTTAGATATACTCTCCGCAAATTGGTTTTAGCTTTGTCATTCCTCGCATCATTTATTGATATAAACTTCACTCGTCATTTCGTGCTAAAACCAATTTGCGTTCGGTATACCTACTAAAACCAGAGAATTAGCAAAATGGGAAAAACTAAAAAAACAATCGAAACCGATAACAGGATTAAGTTTTAATTTTATAATAAGTAGCTCTTCCTCTTCCTTGTCTCTCTATATAACCCTGTTTAATAAGCTTGTTAAAATCGATATTCCTTGTAGGTTTTGCTCGATCTGTCAGTTTAGCGTAGTCATTATAGGTGATATAGCCATGTTCTTTTATAAAGTTTAATATTTTCAGGTGATATTCTTTTAGTTTCGCCTCTGGTGTTATCATCGATGTTTTTAGTTCTTTTCCTACTCTCAATAATTCATCGATAATCCCATCGGTAAAGTATTCGAGCCAAACAGTGAAATCGACTTTATCTTTTAAATCATAATAGTTTCCAATAACGCCAACCATTTCAAAGTATTTACTGACGTTATTGTTATAGTAATTTTCAAAACTGAATAAATTAAATGTATCAAGCCCCATAGCCGCTAATAAAAGCTTTGTGATTAATCGGGCAGTACGCCCATTGCCATTAGTAAAAGGATGAATAATAACAAATTGTTTATGAAAAATGCCAGCTAAAATCAAAGGGTCTATCAAATCTTTGTTACCATTGGCAAAGATTATAAGTTCATTTATTAAATATTTAACATCCTGCTGGTCTGGGGGTAAGTATACTGGTTGGAGTTTTCGAGGATTATTAACAAATACAGGTTCCTGTCTGAGCTTTCCAATTTGGTATTTACTAAGTAAGCCTTTTGATATCCTTTTATGAAGGTTTAATATCAAAGGCAAATTGATATTGATGTCCCCTTTTTTAATACGATCATTCATAGTCACAAGCGTTTCATTATAATTAATAACTTCTTGTTCACTGTCTCTTAATTTCTGCGGTATATTTTTAAGAATTTTTTTGACCTCAGTTAAAGGAAGTGGGTTCCCCTCTATACTGGTTGAAGAATAAGCGGAAAGTTCCCGTGCTGATTGCTCTAGATTCGTTAAAATTATCTCATTATATCGGAAAGAATTTAACTCAAATATTAGCGTTGCAATGCGTTTAATATTAGATAGTAGTTTTGAAGTTATCGTATACTTTGGTTCAAACATATTAGACTAACATTAGACGATAATTAGACGATAATCAATATAGCAGATTGGGGCGGAAGTAACCGGTGTTAAGGTGCTGAAAAATAATTTATCGGCATATACACACCGGTACATTATGTTTCTATAATATTCAAAATATCGGAGCATGTTTATCAGGGACAGGTATCCTTAATGGCTACATTAATGAATTTCGTGTATCTTTATGCATTACCCGCTGGACGGGTAACTTCACAC
The sequence above is drawn from the Candidatus Margulisiibacteriota bacterium genome and encodes:
- a CDS encoding FkbM family methyltransferase, coding for MDKIQVSTHGKTFYAGSKHEHFWRRVASGLWEPHTYRVFERFLSAEHSYIDIGAWIGPTILYGAQIAKHTYAVEPDPVALQFLKTNLMFNQGLIDKITLFEGCIGESDGQVQIGTNSHFGDSMSSLLFAGTKSSVTVPSLTFDSFIKISGAQNFNFIKMDIEGAESFVLPSMKKALHETKPTLHLSLHSGWFNNLREDSNKIVEVLSIYKYLYNHHGCLLTHDSLIKNILYKGKIYDIIATDTKW